The Sporocytophaga myxococcoides genome window below encodes:
- the gyrA gene encoding DNA gyrase subunit A, with the protein MAEGENIIPINIEDEMRGAYIDYSMSVIISRALPDVRDGLKPVHRRVLFGMSELGVNWNKPYKKSARIVGEVLGKFHPHGDASVYDSMVRMAQPWSLRYMMVDGQGNFGSIDGDSPAAMRYTEARFKRIAEEMLSDINKNTVDFQPNFDDSLEEPTVLPSKVPNLLINGTSGIAVGMATNMAPHNLREVVDGVCAYIDNNDITIEELMEFVKAPDFPTGGTIYGYQGVKSAFETGRGRVVVRANATFENTPTGRDMIVVHDIPYMVNKASMVEKTAQLINEKKIEGISDIRDESDREGLRIVYELKKDAIPSIVLNNLYKYTQLQSSFGVNNVALVNGRPMTVNLKDMIRHFVDHRHEVIVRRTKFELEEAEKRAHILQGYLIALDHLDEVIKLIRNSRDPEEAKKGLMENFGMSEIQAKAVLELRLQRLTGMERDKIVKEYEEVMALIARLNEILNSVELRMQIIKNESLEMKERYGDERRTQIVHSADDIDIEDIIADDEMVITISHEGYIKRTPLTEYRSQSRGGVGSRGAVSKEDDFTEHLFIATMHNYLLIFTDSGKVFWQKVYGIPEGSKTSKGRPIQNLINVEKEDKVRAIINVKTLENVDYINNNFIIMVTENGTIKKTSLEAFSRPRSNGIQAITINEGDKLLNVRLTNGSNEIVIALKSGRAIRFNEEHVRPMGRNAAGVRGVTLADDEDKVIGMVCLSCSDNNLLVVSEKGYGKRSDIDDYRVTNRGGKGVKTLNITEKTGKLVAIMDVSDKDELMIINKSGITIRMPVSDLRVVGRATQGVRLIKLSETDEIASIAKIENLATDENLSESTEPTTEIPDIEAQLPNPEAPEESQSEEEENDNE; encoded by the coding sequence ATGGCGGAAGGCGAAAACATTATTCCTATTAACATTGAAGATGAAATGAGGGGAGCTTACATCGATTATTCGATGTCAGTTATCATTTCAAGGGCATTACCAGACGTAAGAGACGGATTAAAACCCGTACACAGAAGGGTGCTTTTCGGAATGTCTGAACTAGGTGTTAACTGGAACAAACCTTACAAAAAATCGGCGAGAATAGTTGGTGAAGTACTTGGTAAATTCCACCCTCACGGTGACGCATCGGTATATGATTCCATGGTTCGTATGGCACAACCATGGTCTTTGAGATATATGATGGTCGATGGACAAGGAAACTTCGGATCTATAGACGGTGATTCTCCTGCGGCAATGAGGTATACTGAGGCTAGATTCAAGAGAATCGCCGAAGAAATGCTTTCTGATATAAACAAGAATACAGTAGATTTTCAGCCAAACTTTGATGATTCCCTTGAAGAACCCACAGTTCTTCCTTCAAAGGTGCCAAATCTTTTGATTAACGGAACTTCCGGTATCGCTGTTGGTATGGCTACCAATATGGCTCCACATAATCTACGTGAAGTTGTGGATGGTGTTTGTGCATATATTGATAACAATGACATCACAATTGAGGAGCTGATGGAATTCGTAAAAGCTCCTGATTTTCCAACAGGAGGAACCATTTATGGTTATCAAGGAGTAAAATCGGCATTTGAAACAGGTCGTGGAAGAGTTGTAGTACGAGCAAATGCCACTTTTGAAAATACTCCTACAGGAAGAGATATGATTGTTGTCCACGATATTCCATATATGGTCAACAAGGCCTCAATGGTGGAAAAAACAGCACAACTGATCAATGAAAAGAAAATTGAAGGAATTTCTGACATCAGAGATGAATCGGATAGAGAAGGACTTCGCATAGTATATGAATTAAAAAAAGATGCTATTCCAAGCATCGTTTTAAATAATCTGTATAAATATACTCAGCTTCAGTCATCTTTCGGAGTAAACAACGTTGCGCTTGTAAATGGCAGGCCGATGACTGTAAATCTGAAAGACATGATCAGACATTTTGTGGATCATCGTCATGAAGTTATTGTAAGAAGAACGAAGTTTGAGCTGGAAGAAGCGGAAAAGCGTGCACATATCCTTCAAGGATATCTGATTGCCCTGGATCACCTTGATGAAGTTATAAAATTAATCAGAAATTCCAGAGATCCGGAAGAAGCTAAAAAAGGCTTAATGGAAAACTTTGGAATGTCGGAGATTCAGGCAAAGGCGGTTCTTGAATTAAGACTTCAGCGTTTAACAGGCATGGAGCGTGACAAAATCGTAAAGGAATACGAAGAAGTTATGGCTTTAATTGCAAGGTTAAATGAAATTCTTAACAGCGTTGAACTCAGAATGCAAATCATCAAAAATGAGTCTCTTGAAATGAAAGAACGTTATGGTGATGAAAGAAGAACTCAAATTGTACACTCTGCTGATGATATTGACATAGAAGATATTATCGCTGATGATGAAATGGTTATTACTATTTCACATGAAGGGTATATTAAACGTACACCATTAACTGAATATCGTTCTCAATCCAGAGGAGGAGTTGGCTCAAGAGGGGCAGTATCTAAAGAAGATGATTTTACAGAGCATCTTTTTATAGCGACAATGCATAATTATCTCCTGATTTTTACAGATTCAGGAAAAGTTTTCTGGCAAAAAGTTTATGGTATACCTGAAGGCAGCAAAACTTCTAAAGGAAGGCCTATTCAGAACCTGATCAATGTAGAAAAAGAAGATAAAGTAAGGGCAATTATTAATGTAAAAACATTAGAGAATGTTGACTACATCAATAATAACTTTATTATAATGGTGACAGAGAATGGAACCATTAAAAAAACTTCTCTGGAAGCCTTCTCTCGTCCTAGATCCAACGGTATTCAGGCAATTACCATTAATGAAGGTGATAAACTTCTGAACGTAAGGTTGACGAATGGAAGTAATGAAATCGTTATTGCACTGAAATCAGGAAGGGCAATAAGGTTTAATGAAGAACATGTTCGTCCTATGGGTAGAAATGCTGCCGGGGTAAGAGGTGTTACCTTAGCAGATGATGAGGACAAAGTAATCGGAATGGTTTGCCTGAGTTGTTCAGATAATAATCTGCTTGTTGTATCCGAAAAAGGATATGGTAAACGTTCTGATATTGATGATTACAGAGTAACAAACAGAGGGGGGAAAGGAGTTAAAACTCTTAATATCACTGAAAAAACCGGTAAACTGGTAGCAATAATGGATGTTTCGGATAAAGATGAATTAATGATCATCAATAAATCCGGAATTACTATAAGAATGCCGGTTTCAGATCTTAGAGTAGTTGGAAGAGCGACTCAAGGTGTCAGACTAATAAAACTCAGCGAAACTGATGAAATAGCATCTATTGCCAAGATTGAAAACCTTGCTACAGATGAAAATCTATCAGAGTCAACTGAACCAACAACAGAAATACCGGATATAGAAGCACAACTTCCAAATCCTGAAGCTCCTGAAGAGTCTCAGTCCGAAGAGGAAGAAAATGATAATGAGTAA
- a CDS encoding nitrate reductase, which produces MSSNPKESLKSTCSYCGVGCGIIVEKDKKGKINVKGNPDHPGSKGMLCSKGMNLHYTVNDKSDRLLYPMMRYSRGDQMQRVSWDSALDRAAAVFKNFILKYGPDSVGLYASGQMLTEEYYVANKLVKGFWGTNNIDTNSRLCMSSAVAGYKLALGEDSVPVCYDDIELADTFLITGANPAWCHPIIFRRLEAHKSKNPNTKIIVVDPRKTQTASMADIHLQINPGTDIVLYNAIGRGLIEREKIDLDFIINHTDGFEAYKEQVMKRTLKEAANICGVRLDDIRWAIEYIGRAEGFITMWAMGLNQSVVGVNKNLSLLNLSLITGQIGKPGSGPFSLTGQPNAMGGREVGGLSNLLSAHRDMKNPEHRKEIADFWGVPSVPDKPGLSATEMFESLKSGKMKAIWIMCTNPLVSLPNSNIVEEGLKNARFVVVQDVFNTSDTAKFADLVLPAAGWTEKCGTMTNSDRRISYLNKITEAPGEAIPDSEILIRLAQKMGYGDSFNYITPADIYAEHCKLTKGTNIDISGLSHERLKEKGSMQWPVPSSDSEGTPRLFTDKQFYTPNKRAKIHSVPDDNNSEAVSSELPLILTTGRIRDQWHTMTKTGKVNKLKKHIDSPFVEIHPLDAEIRGIKNGDPVLIKNDRGSVRVNARITNDIKSGVVFLPMHWGRILNRSFARANNLTGSLIDPISKEPDFKFSAVEITKYQKPKQKIVVIGAGAGACKFVSYYREINTTDEIHVFSKEVFPFYNRVMLPDYISGALPWHKLVKLTTVESDGLGIKLHQGNGIVSIDKENKTVTDEKGEVHTYDVLILGMGSRPFLPKDIELSFEGIFSMRTRHDADKLKEYTSPGDHVVIVGAGLLGLELSASLRDIGIEVTVLQRSSRLMDRQLDETASELLHEEVTDRGVEILYNDQVKYFTGREKLTGIKLVSGRTLECKAVVFAIGTTPNIEIPKQAGLESKRGVVVNEYLQTSDPNIFAMGELAEFNNNLYGITAAAEEQAEVIGRYLNGDMLSYYKGTLSMNILKMEGLSLCSLGLSDVPHDKKEEYEEITFLDQAQRYYKKCIVHEDKLVGAILLGDKSEFVEFKELIQNQTELSDKRTEILRGKAGGAEPVIGKLVCSCNNVGEGNIESAIEKGCKDFSDLCKITGAGMGCGSCKPEVKAILEGSLLKV; this is translated from the coding sequence ATGTCATCAAACCCTAAAGAAAGTTTAAAATCTACTTGTTCCTATTGCGGAGTTGGCTGCGGTATTATAGTCGAAAAGGATAAAAAGGGAAAAATCAATGTAAAAGGGAATCCGGATCATCCGGGAAGCAAAGGAATGCTTTGTTCTAAAGGAATGAATCTCCACTACACTGTAAATGACAAAAGCGACAGATTATTGTATCCTATGATGAGATACAGCCGCGGAGATCAGATGCAGAGAGTATCTTGGGATAGTGCATTGGACAGAGCTGCTGCGGTATTTAAAAATTTTATCCTGAAATATGGGCCGGATTCCGTAGGGTTGTATGCTTCAGGCCAGATGCTGACGGAAGAATATTATGTAGCAAATAAACTGGTAAAAGGATTTTGGGGAACCAATAACATTGATACAAACTCAAGATTATGTATGAGCTCAGCTGTTGCAGGATACAAGCTGGCACTTGGAGAAGATTCTGTTCCTGTTTGCTATGATGATATTGAGCTTGCTGATACTTTTTTGATAACAGGTGCAAATCCTGCCTGGTGCCATCCGATTATTTTCAGAAGACTGGAAGCCCACAAATCGAAGAACCCTAATACAAAAATAATAGTCGTAGATCCAAGAAAGACTCAGACCGCATCAATGGCGGATATTCATTTGCAGATCAATCCCGGGACTGATATTGTCTTGTATAATGCAATTGGAAGAGGACTTATAGAAAGAGAAAAAATAGACTTGGATTTTATTATAAACCACACAGATGGATTTGAAGCTTACAAAGAGCAGGTAATGAAACGTACACTTAAAGAAGCTGCTAATATCTGTGGTGTAAGACTGGATGATATCCGTTGGGCTATAGAATATATTGGAAGGGCTGAAGGTTTTATTACCATGTGGGCAATGGGCTTAAACCAGAGTGTTGTCGGAGTTAACAAGAATTTAAGCTTATTAAACTTAAGTCTCATTACTGGTCAGATCGGAAAACCTGGTTCCGGCCCGTTTTCACTTACCGGACAACCAAATGCTATGGGGGGTCGTGAAGTTGGTGGGCTAAGTAATCTTTTGTCTGCTCACCGGGATATGAAAAACCCGGAGCATAGAAAAGAAATTGCAGACTTCTGGGGGGTACCTTCTGTTCCTGATAAGCCAGGGCTTTCTGCAACAGAAATGTTTGAGTCTCTTAAAAGTGGTAAGATGAAAGCCATTTGGATTATGTGTACCAATCCACTTGTAAGCCTTCCAAATTCGAATATCGTTGAAGAGGGTTTGAAAAATGCCAGATTTGTTGTAGTTCAGGATGTCTTTAATACATCAGATACTGCAAAATTTGCTGATCTTGTTCTTCCTGCAGCCGGATGGACTGAGAAGTGCGGAACGATGACTAATTCAGATCGTCGCATAAGTTACCTTAATAAAATTACAGAAGCTCCTGGTGAAGCTATACCTGACTCTGAAATTCTTATCAGGCTTGCTCAAAAAATGGGATATGGGGATTCATTTAACTATATTACTCCCGCTGATATATATGCTGAGCATTGCAAGTTAACTAAAGGTACTAATATTGATATTAGTGGATTGAGCCATGAAAGATTAAAAGAGAAAGGATCTATGCAATGGCCAGTCCCTTCATCGGATTCAGAAGGAACTCCCCGATTGTTTACAGATAAACAGTTTTACACTCCCAACAAAAGAGCGAAAATTCATTCAGTACCTGATGATAATAATTCTGAAGCAGTCTCTTCAGAGTTGCCACTAATTCTCACTACTGGAAGAATTCGTGATCAATGGCACACAATGACCAAAACCGGCAAGGTTAATAAACTCAAGAAACATATTGATAGTCCTTTCGTGGAGATCCATCCACTTGACGCAGAAATCAGAGGTATTAAAAACGGAGATCCTGTCTTAATTAAAAATGACAGAGGTAGCGTTAGAGTCAATGCCAGAATAACGAATGATATAAAATCAGGAGTCGTGTTTCTGCCAATGCATTGGGGGCGTATTCTTAATAGGAGCTTTGCCAGAGCCAATAACCTTACAGGTTCATTAATAGATCCTATATCTAAAGAACCTGACTTTAAGTTTTCTGCAGTAGAAATAACCAAATATCAAAAGCCTAAACAGAAAATTGTAGTAATAGGTGCAGGCGCGGGAGCATGTAAGTTCGTAAGTTATTATAGGGAAATAAATACAACAGATGAAATTCATGTTTTCAGCAAGGAGGTATTTCCGTTTTATAACAGAGTGATGCTTCCTGATTATATCAGTGGAGCTTTGCCATGGCATAAACTTGTAAAGCTTACAACTGTGGAGAGTGATGGTCTCGGAATAAAATTACATCAGGGTAATGGTATTGTCTCTATTGATAAGGAAAATAAGACAGTCACGGATGAAAAAGGCGAAGTGCACACTTATGATGTTCTTATACTTGGGATGGGGAGCAGACCATTCCTTCCAAAGGATATTGAACTGAGCTTTGAAGGGATATTTTCTATGAGAACCCGTCACGATGCTGATAAGCTGAAAGAGTACACATCTCCTGGAGATCATGTTGTAATTGTCGGTGCTGGTCTTCTTGGACTGGAACTGTCAGCATCGCTTAGAGATATCGGTATTGAAGTAACAGTATTGCAGCGTTCATCAAGGCTAATGGACAGACAATTAGATGAAACGGCAAGTGAGCTGTTACATGAAGAAGTCACAGACAGAGGGGTAGAGATTCTCTATAATGATCAGGTAAAATATTTTACGGGAAGGGAAAAACTAACCGGAATAAAACTAGTAAGTGGACGTACTCTTGAGTGTAAAGCAGTTGTGTTTGCCATTGGAACAACTCCAAACATAGAAATACCAAAGCAAGCAGGCTTGGAGTCCAAAAGAGGGGTAGTAGTAAATGAATACCTTCAGACCAGTGATCCTAATATTTTTGCAATGGGAGAATTGGCGGAATTCAATAATAACCTTTATGGAATCACAGCAGCTGCAGAAGAGCAAGCTGAAGTGATTGGCAGATATCTAAATGGAGATATGTTGAGTTATTACAAAGGGACACTTTCAATGAATATACTAAAAATGGAAGGATTGTCGCTATGCTCTCTGGGGTTATCCGATGTGCCACATGATAAAAAAGAGGAATATGAAGAAATAACCTTTCTGGATCAGGCTCAAAGATATTATAAGAAATGTATTGTCCATGAAGATAAACTTGTCGGTGCTATTTTGCTTGGAGATAAATCAGAGTTTGTGGAGTTTAAAGAACTTATCCAAAACCAAACCGAATTATCTGATAAAAGAACAGAAATACTCAGAGGAAAAGCAGGAGGAGCTGAGCCTGTGATCGGTAAGCTTGTTTGTTCTTGCAATAATGTTGGAGAAGGTAATATTGAGTCTGCAATTGAAAAAGGTTGCAAAGATTTTTCTGACTTATGTAAAATTACCGGCGCAGGGATGGGATGTGGCAGCTGTAAGCCGGAAGTTAAAGCAATCCTGGAAGGTTCACTATTGAAAGTTTAA
- a CDS encoding response regulator codes for MQKIDQVIIVGKNSDFTSRIKSSIESTGMAEQIKLALNGGHAFLYLDHLHLGKKLKESKILVLLDMNTPIVDGWDFLKDYANASQLEKENVIIVIMNEHLSNEEKSKASKMGANYFLFSSFTVNALTYIVQKHFFNSTVRKIRNCYETFRPLRLGAA; via the coding sequence ATGCAAAAAATTGACCAGGTAATAATTGTAGGCAAAAACAGCGATTTCACAAGCCGTATAAAATCTTCCATTGAATCCACAGGAATGGCAGAACAAATTAAGCTCGCTCTCAATGGAGGCCATGCATTTCTGTATCTAGACCATCTTCATTTAGGCAAAAAATTAAAGGAATCTAAAATATTGGTGCTGCTTGATATGAACACTCCAATTGTTGATGGATGGGATTTCCTGAAAGATTATGCCAATGCTTCCCAACTTGAAAAGGAAAATGTAATTATTGTCATAATGAACGAACACCTTTCAAACGAAGAAAAGAGTAAAGCGAGTAAAATGGGAGCCAATTATTTTCTGTTTTCTTCATTTACTGTTAATGCGCTTACTTATATCGTTCAGAAACATTTCTTTAACAGTACTGTCAGGAAAATCAGGAATTGTTATGAAACGTTTAGACCATTGAGACTTGGTGCAGCTTAA
- a CDS encoding winged helix DNA-binding domain-containing protein → MTPSDILYYRLINHGLVNSNKKTCEEVVQKSGVIQSQDFSASKLAIGLRLLNSSESTIIKSINDGSILRTSALRGTLHIVSSKDIKWILDLAGSAVINRMQKQYYSVGLDEKIFSKAFRIFSKELDGKFLTRQELYSKLNEHKISPEENRGVYLINRASLEKIICQGPMKGKETTFTLLDAWAPKANTLERKDALPELAKRYFQSHGPATFEDFINWSGLSNADAKNAFESILSRMTKETLNQSQYWFYGSLEKNPLPDKVYLLPAFDEYILGYKNRDLFLDAEQSRKVITVNGLFYPTVIVNGKVVGIWKRIHSKGKVILDFQLFDNLSKMKHAAIKDEIKRLENFLEMPVIMKI, encoded by the coding sequence ATGACGCCTTCGGATATTTTATACTATAGACTTATAAATCATGGGCTGGTGAATAGCAATAAAAAAACTTGTGAGGAAGTAGTGCAAAAATCAGGTGTTATTCAATCTCAGGATTTTTCGGCATCTAAATTGGCAATTGGTTTACGGCTACTCAATTCTTCAGAATCAACTATTATAAAAAGTATCAATGACGGGTCAATTTTGAGAACTTCTGCATTGAGGGGAACTCTGCATATTGTATCTTCCAAAGATATAAAATGGATACTTGATCTGGCTGGTTCTGCGGTTATTAATCGAATGCAGAAACAGTATTATAGTGTAGGCCTGGATGAAAAAATATTTTCAAAAGCATTTAGGATCTTTTCTAAAGAGTTAGATGGCAAGTTTCTTACCAGACAGGAGCTTTATTCAAAACTTAATGAACATAAAATTTCTCCTGAGGAAAACAGAGGAGTATATCTGATTAACCGAGCATCTCTTGAGAAGATCATTTGCCAGGGACCAATGAAAGGTAAAGAGACAACCTTTACGCTGCTTGATGCCTGGGCTCCTAAAGCCAATACCCTAGAACGAAAAGATGCCTTACCTGAACTTGCCAAAAGATATTTTCAAAGTCATGGACCTGCAACTTTTGAAGATTTTATAAACTGGTCAGGATTATCAAATGCAGATGCAAAAAATGCTTTTGAATCTATACTATCCAGGATGACTAAAGAAACTTTGAACCAATCCCAATATTGGTTCTATGGTAGTCTTGAGAAAAATCCTTTACCTGATAAAGTATATCTGCTTCCGGCTTTTGATGAATATATATTAGGATACAAAAATCGAGACTTGTTTCTGGATGCTGAGCAAAGCAGGAAAGTCATTACTGTAAATGGATTGTTTTATCCTACAGTTATTGTAAATGGGAAAGTGGTCGGAATCTGGAAAAGAATACATTCCAAAGGAAAAGTAATTCTGGATTTTCAACTCTTTGATAACCTCAGTAAGATGAAGCATGCTGCAATCAAAGATGAGATTAAAAGACTTGAAAACTTTCTGGAAATGCCTGTAATTATGAAGATTTGA
- a CDS encoding tetratricopeptide repeat protein — protein sequence MKRIFLSVILSGCCLIGVAQNSAVTNAILYHRDGDLIKAKQEIDGASQHEKTKANAKTWYYKGLIYQDIAMNQKAEVKAAAPEALQTSYESYNKAVELEQSKGEYSKMSSVKLQEIWGLFINKGFAEYEASNYKQAISSFEIAQKIKPADTLAYINAIYAAEQIQEMNVIKNSVVKLNSLNYKSPILYYYQITIENEIEKSPEKALATVKKGLVDFPNNKTLLELQKNLYLQTGKDSEAAASIENLIKNNPNDINLLNQLAVLYGKTDTDKALHTYGKVLSIEPNDLIANFNTAVIYYNTGKEKHQKLGTLSVGAYQKEGKVLEAEIDDLFKRSLDHAQKALAKAEEPSDKQQLDVLIKELNKSVKK from the coding sequence ATGAAAAGAATCTTTTTGAGTGTAATATTAAGTGGATGTTGTCTGATTGGAGTCGCCCAGAACTCTGCTGTTACCAATGCAATCCTTTATCATAGAGATGGGGATTTGATAAAAGCGAAACAGGAAATTGACGGAGCAAGTCAACACGAAAAAACAAAGGCCAATGCAAAAACCTGGTATTATAAAGGACTGATATATCAGGACATTGCAATGAATCAGAAGGCTGAAGTAAAGGCTGCTGCACCGGAAGCACTTCAGACTTCCTATGAATCCTATAACAAAGCTGTCGAATTGGAACAATCTAAAGGAGAATATTCAAAAATGTCTTCTGTAAAATTGCAGGAAATATGGGGCTTGTTTATAAATAAAGGATTTGCAGAATATGAGGCTAGTAACTATAAACAAGCCATCTCAAGTTTTGAAATTGCCCAAAAAATAAAACCTGCTGATACACTTGCATATATCAATGCTATTTATGCCGCTGAACAGATTCAAGAAATGAATGTCATTAAAAACAGTGTAGTAAAACTAAATTCTCTGAACTACAAAAGCCCTATTCTATATTATTATCAGATAACAATTGAAAATGAAATAGAAAAAAGTCCTGAGAAAGCACTTGCAACAGTTAAAAAAGGATTGGTGGATTTCCCAAACAATAAGACGCTTCTGGAGCTTCAAAAAAATCTTTATTTGCAAACAGGTAAAGATTCAGAAGCGGCAGCATCTATAGAAAATCTGATTAAGAATAACCCAAATGATATAAATCTTCTGAACCAGCTTGCTGTATTGTATGGTAAAACAGATACGGATAAAGCTTTGCATACATACGGAAAGGTGTTATCCATTGAACCAAATGATTTGATTGCCAATTTTAACACAGCTGTTATTTATTACAATACTGGAAAAGAGAAACATCAAAAACTTGGAACCCTAAGCGTAGGAGCGTATCAGAAAGAAGGAAAAGTACTTGAAGCTGAGATTGACGATTTATTCAAAAGATCTCTTGATCATGCACAAAAAGCACTGGCAAAAGCAGAAGAGCCTAGCGACAAGCAACAACTTGATGTGTTAATTAAAGAATTAAATAAGTCTGTTAAAAAATAA
- a CDS encoding Smr/MutS family protein, translating into MSEIKPGDFVKINGQDTAVEVLSVKGNDLEVAMGIMKMTVKKNKVTFSQPPAEATKSASFDSGNITIDTKEKLLHFQFELDVRGKAKEDVINLLTNWVDDALLLGLPEARIVHGRGSGVLKDTVRSFLRKYKEVESVADEVREKGGDHVTLVKFKA; encoded by the coding sequence ATGAGCGAAATAAAACCAGGAGACTTTGTGAAAATCAATGGTCAGGACACTGCAGTAGAAGTCCTTTCTGTTAAAGGCAACGACCTTGAAGTTGCTATGGGTATTATGAAAATGACTGTTAAGAAAAATAAAGTCACCTTTTCTCAACCACCGGCAGAGGCAACAAAGTCAGCCTCTTTTGATTCCGGAAATATTACTATAGACACTAAAGAGAAGTTACTACACTTTCAGTTTGAGCTTGATGTTAGAGGCAAAGCTAAAGAAGATGTAATTAACTTATTAACCAACTGGGTTGATGATGCTCTTCTGTTGGGTTTGCCGGAAGCAAGGATCGTGCATGGAAGAGGAAGTGGTGTATTAAAAGATACAGTAAGATCTTTCCTGAGAAAATACAAAGAAGTAGAAAGTGTAGCAGATGAAGTCCGTGAGAAAGGAGGAGACCACGTTACCCTTGTTAAATTCAAAGCGTAA
- a CDS encoding GyrI-like domain-containing protein, whose amino-acid sequence MEQITLGLCFLLYVRRINLEFSITEFHRVKVKMHNNNMEALIDLSKHLYDTSIEEVRLVEVPDFNYLTLYGEGPAQLDMHFLQAALTLFKVDEYAKKILSARTPMINICTNEITPIEVLWWKDDRPFDFNLDTRWKWAIMINEPAIVNKDVLNISKEMVLAENPDWSFTQSIALSHLSEGLSLQTSFKGDRAEGKKSLEKVHDFAKSKNLEFVGKYHEIYFEKPEGLRSTQLVTILRFPVSEIKISQII is encoded by the coding sequence ATGGAACAAATAACGTTGGGTTTGTGCTTTTTATTGTATGTAAGGAGAATTAATCTGGAATTCTCAATAACAGAATTTCACAGAGTTAAAGTAAAAATGCATAATAATAATATGGAGGCCTTGATTGATCTGAGCAAGCATTTGTATGATACTTCCATAGAGGAGGTTAGACTGGTAGAAGTACCTGACTTTAACTATTTAACCCTATATGGGGAAGGGCCTGCCCAGTTGGATATGCACTTTTTGCAGGCTGCTTTAACGCTTTTCAAAGTTGATGAATACGCTAAAAAAATTTTATCAGCCAGGACTCCAATGATCAACATTTGTACGAATGAAATTACCCCTATTGAGGTTTTGTGGTGGAAAGATGACAGGCCGTTTGATTTTAACCTGGACACCAGATGGAAATGGGCAATCATGATCAATGAGCCAGCCATAGTTAATAAAGATGTTTTGAACATTTCAAAGGAAATGGTTTTGGCAGAAAATCCTGATTGGTCTTTTACTCAGTCAATTGCTTTAAGTCACCTTTCAGAAGGTTTGAGTCTACAAACATCATTTAAAGGTGACAGAGCCGAAGGAAAGAAATCACTGGAAAAGGTTCATGACTTTGCCAAAAGCAAGAATCTGGAGTTCGTTGGAAAATATCATGAAATATATTTTGAAAAACCGGAAGGCTTAAGATCCACTCAATTGGTGACAATTTTAAGATTTCCTGTATCAGAAATTAAAATTTCTCAAATAATATAA